Within Triticum dicoccoides isolate Atlit2015 ecotype Zavitan chromosome 1B, WEW_v2.0, whole genome shotgun sequence, the genomic segment TGGTGCTTATGCATCATTCCATTCCTAAAATCATTCCTGTTGGAGAATATTTCTCGTTGTACTTGTAATGTCAATAGATGGTTGGTGTTGATATGATCGCGGATATAGGTTCCTgatctttgtttttgttttgatcgATTCAGAGTTCCTCTTTTCTTTCTACTTCATCAAGGCATAGCTTCGGTGTCGTATGACTTTGCTATTATTGGTCTTATTATTTGTGTGTCTGTGTCAGTGGTCGTTGTGGCAGGCATCTTAGTTACGCAAACAAAGGGTGTATGCTAGCAGCGGAGCTAGCGTAGAGCTATTGGGTTCAAGTGAACCCAATGGATTTTTCTTGGTACATGCATATATGTACGTATTTACCTGATGTAAACCCAGTAAAATACCCTTTTTGAGACACCCAGTAAAATATCTTGGCTAACCCCAACAAATACACCTCATGAATCCATTCACGTGCCTAAACCTTGAGTCCGCGAGTCACGCAAACATGCAGTTACAGGCGGCACGCCCCATCTGTCGTCTGCTTTCTTTTTCATCATTCGTCTGTTCATTTCTCTGACTCCCATCTCGCATGTTCATGTTGCTAGGTGACTCGGCTGCCGCCACACGTTCGTGGCAAGCAGGCGGCCGCCGATCGACATCGGCAACCATTGAATCCCAAAACTTGATTTTTTTTGAGGTAATTAGATTACATTGCCGCATCTTTTCTCTCTTGTCTATGTTCTATCTAGCCTAATGACCCAAAACAATAGTGATTGTTTTCCCCTAGTCTTCTAAAAAAATCTCCATGAACTTTGATtgatctagtctatggagcagtatTTGTCAAAGGGAACTTGGTCACTTTTTTTGAACCAAAACCAGTAGAACAATCGTTCTACGGTATATATATTAATAAAAATAAGTTTATGTGCAAGTCTAAGGGAAAACAAGGGGAAGGAAACATCTATCGAATTCCTGCTCTAGCAAAACCCAACATGATAAATCAGTTGCAATCTAAAACTTGATCAATCCAACTTGAGAGGAGAGCTTCATATTTATCCTTGATTCTGTGCTTGAGTAGCAAGAGGTCTTTTCTCAGCATGCATTTCCATGAATGTAGGGAGAATGGCTTGGAGTTGAAGATCTTCCCATTTCTCTTAATCCAAATATTCCAGCATCCCATAATAATGATTTCCATGGCAATGGGGGTTGGAAGGGCCTGTGATAAGAGCAAAACCTCATCATATATAGAAGTACCCTTGTGTCTGTTACCCAGAATTGAGTCCCAGCAGGTGAAGGAAAAATTGCAGTCCTAGGATAGATGCATGGCAGTTTCTTCGGTGTTGGAGGTACAAAGAGCACAATTGTATGAAGGTAAATTAAATGACTTTCTGCGGAGAAGGTTCCTTGTATTTGCCCGGTCATGCATAAGTAGCCAGAATAAAATCTTATATCTGAGCATTGTGGCATTTTTCCATATTTTGGGAAAGAGGGTTGGAGCCAATTCTCCTTGTATCAGAATCTTGTACATCTTAATTGAAGAGAAATCAGGCCCCAAGGATATATCCATTTATCATTACTGTCATTCACATGGATGTTTTGTATGCTATTCTGTAGTTCCAACCGTTGTTGGTATGCTTGTGTAGACAGGGTGTATGGAAGAATTCCAGGATGTTGTCACTTTGCAGGTACTCTTGCATTGTTAAGTTGTTTTTGCTGGAGAAAGAGTAGAGTTCAGGGTACTTCTGTTGAACAGGGCCACGGCCCCAATTGTCTTCCCAAAATGATATAGTGTTGCCTTGGCCAATTATGCCACTTGTGCAACTCTTGTATTGTGGTAGCAACTTGATAATGCTTCTCCACCAGAAGGAACCAATTGGTCTAGAAGTGATCACCCCTGGAGGATACTAGGATTCCCATATTAAATTCACCTAAGGAAGGTCATGGTGATGAAGAAATTTGTGTAGATGCTTCATGAGGAGGCATTTGTTGTGGGTAGCAATGTCAAGAACCCCTAAACCACCTTGATCCTTTGGCACACATACTTTATCCCAGGAAATCAATGTTGTACCTCTGTCTTCCATACCATATTTCCTCCAGAAGCAATGTCTTAGATATTTGTTGATCTGTTCCACAATTTCAGTAGGTAGCATGAGTGTACTCATAAAGAAAGTTGGTAGGCTTGTGAAAACCAACTTTATCAGTGTGAGCTTGTCTCCATATGAGAGCATAGTTGAACAACCAGATAATATTTTTTCAGTTCTCTTAATGTCAGGTACAAAATCTTCCATTCTAGGTCTGACCAGACTAAGAGGAAGTCCCAAGTATGTGAAAGGGAACGCACCAATGCAACAACCCAAAGAGGTGGCCAAGATATCCATTCTATCAggggaggtgttgattggtacaaTTCCAGACTTGTCATAATTGATTCTCAGCCCTGTATATAAGGAGAAGTATGAAAGTAAATTCTTCAGTTGCTCCAGCTGAATTGAGCATGTTGGCATTATAAGGacagtgtcatctgcatattgtatAACTGGGAAATCAGGGCAGTGGTGATTCTCCAAAGGTTTTTGGACAAGGTTGTTGAGCATGGCCTCATTCATAATTGACTGTAACAAATCAGTTGCCAGAACAAACAACAAAGGAGATAATAGATCTCCTTGCCTAACTCCTCTTCTGCGTAAAAAACTGTTTCCTGGGACACCATTGAGAAGGACAGATGAGTAACCGGAGGTGAAAATCATGTACATCCACATTAGCCACTTGGGACCAAAGCCCCTAGCAATAAGAATCTGCTTGATTGTTTCATgctcaatgagatcaaaagctTTTTGAAAATCCAATTTCAACACAATGATTTCCTTATCTGATGAGTTGCATTGATTGATGTACTCATATGCCCAGGCCAAGCAATCCTTGGATCTGTTTTTAATAAGCCATACTGATTTCTATGGACCAACATTAGAATAACTTTTTGTAACCTGTTTGCCAGCAGCTTGGTGATGATTTGATAGAATAGTTTAGTAATGATATTGGCCTGAAATCATTTGCTGTTGTTGGACCATCAACCTTAGGAATGAGAGTGATAAAAGAGGAGTTGATGCTTTGCAGGTTGATCTTTCCCTGAAAAAAAATCCTCAATGAGAGCATAAAAATCAGGTGCAATAATGTCCCAGCAACATTTCACAAAATCAATGTTAAACCCATCAGGTCCAGGTGCTTTGTCAGATGGAAGTTCCTTAACCACATCATAAATTTGTTCTTTGGAGAAAGGTTCTTCCGGTCTAGATAAGTTTGGAAATCTTTTAATCAAACCTTCCAAATTCAGCATGTTGAAAGTTGGAACAGAGGTGCTGAGTCTATCTTTGAAAGCTGTGAGAAGGATATTTGCTTTGGAGTTATGATCTCTGTGAATATTACCAGAATCATCCTTCAGACTATCAATATGATTAACTCGTCACTAGATCGAGATAATGATACAGGCACATCAAGGTCACCCATTAAACGCAGGGAAAGTGCACCCAAATGTCACTGCAGGTAGTCTCCCGAAGCCTACTATTCATACAGAAATTGAAATTAACTTAGATGAGTTGCCTTATAATCCGGATGATCGGTAGAGAATTTCAGAGTACATAAGAAATCCAGAGAAGCAAGATGAGATTAGGCGCAAATATTTAACAAGGGGACCTTATAGGCCGCGGTCTAATTTTGATGACCGACAGAGGGATATTGGAGATACTCAACAAAGATTTAATCCAGATTGTTGATGAGTATGGTCCTTGGCTTGAGTATATAGTGGTAAAGTGCATAAGGCCTTCTGTTTGTGCTACAACAAGCTAAGATTAGTGCATTTCTAGTTAACGTCTGGAATGActggaacaagaaaaacaaactacgtactcatgagagtacggtaaTGTTATTAGCTTTCATAATGTAATAGTAAAAAGATGTGATGCTTTGATGAATCAAGTTCAATTCACATTGCTTTTGATAAGAAAACCGATCTTACATAAAAAGCAAAATCGAATCCGGATTAATACTTTCATTGATTCGGTGAGATACTTGTTGCATCAAGGCTTAACTTTTCGAGGTCATGACGAGTCTGAAGAGTCAAAAAATAAGAATTCTTTTCAAGAGTTGGTATATACTTCGACAAACGTTCCTTCTAATAGTTCTTACAGAACACTGTGGTTTCCGATAAATGAAAATCGGAGAGATCActctttttttcaaaaagaaaaaaatatatacttTGGCAAACCAAAATAAAGCTATACGGAGTGTACTCATGGAGTGAACCCAATGGCCAAATTCTCTGGCTCCGCCCTTGGTACACGTTCGTCATGTTTGTATCCTATAGACGCTTCATCGACAAAATGAGAGTCGCAGGTTAGTTTCTTGTCTCCGTCAATATTTGTGCATGATCTGTCACGCTTGGGTGGTCGTATTATAACAAGTGTGTGTACACATGTGCGTCATGTCGCAAGGAAGAAATGGACACAGCCGACCGATCCTAGTCCCGAAATGTCCGCGTTCAAGACTACAGTCGTCGTAACCCAAAGAGCACGAGGAGGGAGCAACACGAGACCAAAGCCCAGAGAAGCCGCAAGCAAGTTACAACAACCGTCTCCGTCCCCTCGCCCCACGCACACGAGCGCACAGCCGCGCACGCAAAAGGCCCGGCCAGCGGACGCCGACGGACTTTTCTCCCCACGCTTCGTTCATGGGCTGCTGCGGCTCCTCGCTGCGGTCGTGGGTCCACGCGGAGAAGCCGCCGGGGCCCCGGCGgcctgctcctcctcccccgccgccgcaccgcccctccttctccctcaagGCGCAGaaggccgcctcgccgccgccggcggcgcgcggggaggaggaggatgTCCCGGCGCTCGCGGAGTTCTCGCTGGCGGAGCTCCGCGCGGCCACGGACGGCTTCGCGGCGGGGAACATCGTGTCGGAGAGCGGCGAGAAGGCTCCCAACCTCGTCTACAGGGGCCGGCTGCGGGGCGCCTCCGGAGGCGCCGCCCCTCGCGCCATCGCCGTGAAGAAGTTCGCCAAGCATGCCTGGCCTGACCCCAAGCAGTTCGCGGTAGGAGGGAGAAGCCGCGAATAACTCGTGGTTTGGTGTATGGCTGAATTGCGGGTTTTGGGGGACATATGGTTCTGACGAATTGTTTGTCTGGTTTCCAGGAGGAGGCAAAGGGGGTGGGCAAGCTGCGGCACCGAAGGCTGGCAAACCTCATCGGCTACTGCTGCGACGGCGACGAGCGGCTGCTTGTCGCGGAGTTCATGTCCAACGATACCCTCGCCAAGCACCTGTTCCACTGTGAGTCCCCCAAGTAACCCCCCCGCAGACTGTCTTTAGTTAGTAGTTTCCCCGGCTGTTCATTGATTCTATAGAACCTGGAAATCCTTTGCTTTAGTGGATGTCGCTGAATTATGGGATGCGGTAAGCAAGTGTTGAATTTGGCAAGTTATTGTGTCTGCACAAGGCTTCTACTCTCAGTGCAGTGTTTACAGCATTTTGATGTCAAACTTAAGCAATTGATATACTAGTTATTTCAATTATCATCCTGGATGCAATTGAGTTTAATTTATCTCAAATGATATGAGTTTCTATGTATATTACACACATCCTGTTTGTGATTATTAATTCGGTCATTCTTGAGTTAAAGACTTGCTAGTGATGACATTTATCACCAAAGGGAAGTTATTGTTTCTGCACAAGGCTTCTACTCAGTGAAATTGTTTGCAGCATTTTGGCGTCGAACTTAAGCTGTTGATAGTTAATGCTTGATTGACCTTCCCTCGGGTCCCCAGCTTCCATGCTCACTTGTTATTTTGATTATCACCTTGTATAAAAGGGAAATATCGCACACATATTGTTTTTGATTGCTAATTTGGTCATTTTGAGTTAAATACCGACAAGTAATGGCACTTATCTGTGCTCAATGGGTATTAACCAGTCTTGCAAACAACTATCAAATTAATTTGCTCTTCGCCATACTTCTGTCCTTGTGCAGGGGAAAACCAGACTATTGAATGGGCTATGCGTCTGAGAGTTGCACACTACATTGCTGAAGCATTGGGATATTGCAGCAATGAGGAACGCTCTTTATATCATGACCTAAACGCATACAGAGTCCTCTTTGATGAGGTAAATGATCAGCAAGTCAAGTCTGTTTAAGTGTATAGACTCTGTCAAACCAATGATTAATGTCTTGTGCTGATGGCCATGGTGACAATATTTAGAGGTTTCCAAGTTTAGATTTCGTTTTACCTAAAAAAAGTTAAGATTTTTTTCTGTTAACAAGAAATGGAAATGTTAGCGGTTAGCTGTCTTTTTATGCACTGTTTATACGCACATAAACTACAAGGATAATTCAATTACTAGGAAAATTGTTTAGCCAAACTTACATTGGCATTTGGAAGATGTCTTGCATTCAATTTGTTTACAACTTCACCAAGTAGGTTTTATGAGATGTTGATTGCATCCAACAGTTGAACATGTCATTTTGTACCAATTACCATGCATGTAAGCAAAGCATCTAATAACCTTTCTGGTTGCAGAATGGTGATCCACGCCTCTCATGCTTTGGTCTGATGAAAAACAGCAGGGATGGGAAAAGTTATAGCACAAATCTAGCGTACACACCTCCAGAATATCTGAGAAATGGTATTTACTCCTTTTTTTACTTAGTAATGAAATATTTCTTCTTCTAGGAGCTTAGTTTTATTATTGCAATCCTCCACTCCACAAACAATAGGAATGTCATGGGATGAAGCTTTAATCTATCGGCACTGAATAACAAAATTTCTCAAAGTGGAAAGACAAATATAGTACCTTTGTTAAGATACTGGTTAAATGTATTAGATAGAAGTCATGAGGAGTCTTTTCTGCATTATTGATGTTGACAAAGGCACCACCGATGCGTATTtcagttgtcttcttttctttctttcaggcaGGGTCACAGCAGAAAGTGTCATTTTCAGTTTCGGCACTGTACTCCTCGATCTTCTCAGCGGAAAGCGCATACCTCCTTCCCATGTAAGTTTCTTGTTAAGTATGTTTTAGCTTCCGTCATATTCAGCTAAAGAAATACAGAAATTATGCCAAAGAGATACTTGTTTGGTTTTTCTTGTTAATGTTGATGCACTAGCCAAcacaaccaaaagtccgaactaatggaaagggctaggcaatccacatatacacttcaacaggCTTTCACAATTTATCCAAAAATTGTTGTTGTCCCCTCTGTGTCCTCTCGAGCCATACCTCTGAGTCTATTCACGCGCTGACTTCCCGCGTCACATGTGAGAGGTTTTTTTGAAGTGTATATGTTGCTTGCCTAgcctttccatcagttcggacttttggtgcgttggctagtgcatgaagcttaacatttCTCAGCACAAATACCAGTTGAACACCCATGCAGATTGAACTATACCGAAAACATTCATGTTGAATTTCATATTTAGCTGTACAAGTTTGTGCGGATCCACACAGGTTTTCTGCCAAGAAATTCTTACATATAATGTATACTATTATTTGAAGTAATAGTAGTATTGTTTAGCCAATACACATGGCCATTACACATCCAGGCTGACATCTATGCTCTGACCAAGAGGATGTAGAAGTCATTCGTGTGCTTTATGATTGGCCCAACAGGCAGTGTCAGCTTAGTAGCTTACCCTTGTAAAATGTTCTAATAGCCACTTTGCAATATCACACCACCTATATGTTGTGGCCATATCTTCCCCTTCAAGCATAAGAGTAGCTCCTTGTGTTGGCCGGCTCAATGCTATACGCTGTCGCTTGTGTCATCCGTGTCACTTGCCTCACTCGTGGCAGACATGATCTGTGTGACGACACTCAGTGTCAGTACAGAGTTTACTGGTTGGTGTTCACCTCACCCTCACCCTATGCCCCTTTGGACCTCTTTTTTTCCAAAAGGGGataaccccagcctctgcatcatcatgatgcacacAGCCATTTTATTAATAAATTATCCAATGTACGAAACAGTCATGAAAACAAAGGAAAAAAGATAGAGCATGGCCACGATCGGTCGAAAATGAGATTGCATGAGTCAAACACATAATCTACTACTGGTTCGTTGGCCAAATCGGTTGAATAATCCCTGTGTGACAGTCTCAAAATGTCTGCACCCAAAGGCCATGTGCTCCTGAGTGTTGCATTAGTCCAACTAGCAGCTGAGGCAGGCACCAGTAGCACAAACCTTTCGGGGGATTTCATTGTCCTCATGCAATTTTTGGGTTGCACCAATAGAATTTCCTTATTATGTCCGATAATTTTTTGGTCATTTTGAACATCCATATCTGAAAACCTTGATCAACCCACTAAATATTGTTGGAAttccatgcaacctactcaacttgtTGTGTGTAGAAACTACGGCCTATACAATTATTTACCAAAGCCTATCACCAGTTAGCAAGACAATATACATTAGTATGCACACTGGTAATGATGTGTATATGCTTCATTGCACTCAGGCACTTGATATGATAAGAAGCAGAAACATCCAAGCACTAATGGATTCACATTTGGAGGGGAACTACTCAACGGAGGAGGCTACTACCTTGGTGAATCTTGCTTCTCAATGTTTGCAGTATGAACCAAGAGACCGGCCTGATATAAAGAAGTTGGTTTCCATTCTCGAACCACTGCAAACCAAATCAGAGGTAATAACATCTACTCTATTCTtatgtttctttttgtttttgacTATGAATTAAGATGTTTTAGCATTGGACTACAGTGCCCCCTTTTCCTGTCATTCATGCTAATGACATGTTAGTGTAACTTCCCCATTCACATGATGATTCCTGACATTTCAGTCATGTACTTGAGAGTTTCTCGTGCATGCTGTTCAGAAGTATTTTCACTGGCCCTTTCAGTCCCTTTGGTCGAAATGTGGGTAACTGTGGCATTGTGTTACACCTAGCCCATTAATGCAgtaacatactccctccttccagatATATAGGACAAATTTTGATTGGTTAAGACAAGGATTTGACCAACAATTACTCCATCAGCATGTAGTATATGTGACACAAAGTTGATGTCAGTGGATTTGTATGTTAATGAAGTAATTGTTGGTTCAAGCCTTGTGTTAACTAATCAAAATACACCCTATATATCTGAATGGAGTGGGAGTAGTGACCAACCATTTAGTGGCGATGAGTGTTATTAAATATATTGAATAACAGTACTCAGTACTCAACATATGGGCATATctcctgcaaaaaaaaaaaagggGGCATATGCCCACTTTGGCATAGAGTATATAATGTATGTCTTCCAGCACTGTGCAAAGGCTGTATGTTCCAAATTGTGTTCAGTATGTTAtgtttgttactccctccgtcccataatataagatgttattacaaccaATATGTGAGCATATcggtatgggacggagggagtatttatttagGCCAAGTTTTGTAACATTTTGCTTTGTTACTTCCATGTTAGGAATGACATAATTTCGATAGATGAGTAGCATGACATGTATATCTGATGATTTCTCATTGCAAAATACAAAGCAGGTGCCATCCTATGTGATGCTTGGAGTTCCGAAACCTGATGAACCATCAAAGGCACCACCTAGCCCTACTCCACAGCCACAGCACCCTCTTTCTCCCATGGGAGAAGCCTGTTCAAGGATGGACCTAACTGCCATACATCAGATTCTAGTCTCGATGCATTACAGAGATGATGAAGGGAGTAATGAGGTAAAGAGCACCGTGTTCTGTTTCCAGCATGTCCTTTCTGCAGTGTTGTATCTTCACCGGTCTCCACATTGCAGTTATCGTTCCAAGAATGGACACAGCAGATGAGGGATATGTTGGACGCCCGGAAACAGGGCGACTTTGCTTTCCGAGACAAGGACTTCAAAGCAGCCATAGATTGTTATACTCAGGTAGTGCCTTATCCGGATCTATAGGACGTTCTCCAAGTGGATGTAAAATTTTCTGATCCATCCTTTGCCTGTGATTGTTTCACAGTTTGTTGATGTCGGGACAATGGTGTCGCCAACGGTTTACGCCAGGCGGAGCTTGTGCCACCTGATGTGTGACCAACCTGACGCTGCCCTCCGGGACGCAATGCAAGCGCAGTGTGTGTATCCCGATTGGCCCACAGCTTTCTACATGCAGGCGGTCGCCCTGTCCAAGCTAGACATGCAGAGTGACGCCACTGACATGTTGAACGAGGCCTCACAACTTGAAGAGAAGAGGCAAAAGAGCGCAAGAGGTCCATGAATGAAGAGCATATTAAACTCGGAGAAGTCACATCCATCCCATATATATGTATGTAGTCGGAAGTTTGCGCTGATCTGAGCGGTATAGGAGCTAGAAGATCTGCGGGAAGACGTTTCACTGAAAAGTCCTGTGAATGCGATTGAAGGAACTCGTTTGGTTTGGCATACCTGTAATAGGTAGTGCATTTTTGGGCCCATATTTGTTGTATATAACGTCAGTTGAAACAGGCAGCAAACGCGGGCGTTCGTTTGAATGTGTGTTGCTGGTTGTTGGAAAGGGTCCTTGTTGTAGCTAAAGCAAATAAACATACCTATATCCTGTTTGTacagaaaatattggtttggatgtaCATCGGCTGAGTACATTCCTGCTCATCTTAGGGGCTATGTAGATTGTAGAATCGTGGAGTCCTTGCTTAACTGTCTACACTTGCACCGCGGTTAAGTACATTCCATGTCCCCTCACGACTCATGACTCCATGACCTCCCTCCAGACGCTTCAAGTTTGTACCGACGGATGATACTCGAAAGACCCCTTTGTTGGCCGGGAGTTTAGATTTACGCGTTTGCTATTGGTAAGTTGCCTGAATTTGCAACTCACGCCAGTCAATTTTCGAGCGCAACCTTAAGAAGAGATGGggtgctgcagagcgagctgcagcaaGGCGCGGGGTCGCCGGCGTGGCTGAACCCGGAGCGACCCGGAACAAGGAACGAGGTGGTAGCAACATCGCTGGTGGAGGGGTGTCAAGGATTCATTGTTTCGGGTGCAGTATGGGATGGGGGCTCGCTAAAGTTGGAAAAGAACTCGTGGTTATAGGGATGGTTGTGGGCGGCACCATACCGAAGGGCGGCAGGAGGAAGAGGAAAAGAGAGGGACAACAGGAAGCTAGGACAATGTGGTGTCCCGATTGAAAAGGGCAGCTATAGGCGTCGGCACGCCGGCCCTAGAGTTTCGGCCGGACGCGCCTCA encodes:
- the LOC119338268 gene encoding serine/threonine-protein kinase BSK1-2-like, which produces MGCCGSSLRSWVHAEKPPGPRRPAPPPPPPHRPSFSLKAQKAASPPPAARGEEEDVPALAEFSLAELRAATDGFAAGNIVSESGEKAPNLVYRGRLRGASGGAAPRAIAVKKFAKHAWPDPKQFAEEAKGVGKLRHRRLANLIGYCCDGDERLLVAEFMSNDTLAKHLFHWENQTIEWAMRLRVAHYIAEALGYCSNEERSLYHDLNAYRVLFDENGDPRLSCFGLMKNSRDGKSYSTNLAYTPPEYLRNGRVTAESVIFSFGTVLLDLLSGKRIPPSHALDMIRSRNIQALMDSHLEGNYSTEEATTLVNLASQCLQYEPRDRPDIKKLVSILEPLQTKSEVPSYVMLGVPKPDEPSKAPPSPTPQPQHPLSPMGEACSRMDLTAIHQILVSMHYRDDEGSNELSFQEWTQQMRDMLDARKQGDFAFRDKDFKAAIDCYTQFVDVGTMVSPTVYARRSLCHLMCDQPDAALRDAMQAQCVYPDWPTAFYMQAVALSKLDMQSDATDMLNEASQLEEKRQKSARGP